A section of the Methanofollis sp. UBA420 genome encodes:
- a CDS encoding DUF424 domain-containing protein has product MYLKIHRTPSGEVVAVCDDDLLNTTLRDGDLCICINGDFYGTTHATGDDVRAALSHTANANLIGKESVGIAVAMGLVSENTCMTICGVPHALIIAV; this is encoded by the coding sequence ATGTACCTCAAGATCCACCGGACACCCAGTGGCGAGGTGGTGGCGGTCTGCGACGACGACCTGCTCAACACCACCCTCCGCGACGGTGATCTCTGCATCTGCATCAACGGGGATTTCTACGGAACGACGCACGCCACCGGGGATGATGTGCGTGCCGCCCTCAGCCACACCGCCAACGCAAACCTGATCGGAAAGGAATCGGTCGGCATCGCCGTCGCGATGGGACTGGTTTCCGAGAACACCTGTATGACCATCTGCGGCGTCCCGCACGCCCTTATCATTGCGGTCTAG
- a CDS encoding 60S ribosomal export protein NMD3, which produces MVDILPSVCPRCGKPSVGLCRECRAAETAWLICDPRVESIYCPVCDSQKHGKTWSDTMVDRETLIRELAASALHLHADVRGSEIVISSYDPSPNRTIARMEVSGTLYGVPVSGECTTKIVWRKEQCDRCNRISGGYYEGIIQVRATDRKLSGREMETATRIAEQTEDVLQEGGARLSFVSKIEETKDGLDIVVGSNQMGQAIASDITAALGGRLTTHPKLVGEKEGKRLFRITFLVRLPRYQKGDVVVQRGRYVEVRQTGHGQLQVFDLLDGTNRFIAEDEAERLVGNVGEAESALVAYLYDDIVGILDPKTQGAVECRVVPWLHPEEGGTILVVRDPETRLFVLVG; this is translated from the coding sequence ATGGTCGACATACTGCCAAGTGTCTGCCCCCGCTGCGGAAAGCCCTCTGTCGGGCTCTGCAGGGAGTGCCGTGCCGCGGAAACCGCGTGGCTCATCTGCGACCCCCGGGTGGAGAGCATCTACTGCCCGGTCTGCGACTCGCAGAAACATGGGAAGACCTGGAGCGACACAATGGTCGACCGCGAGACCCTCATCCGGGAACTCGCGGCCTCGGCCCTCCACCTCCACGCCGACGTGCGGGGATCGGAGATTGTCATCTCCTCCTATGACCCGAGCCCCAACAGGACGATCGCCCGTATGGAGGTCTCAGGCACCCTGTACGGCGTCCCGGTCTCGGGAGAGTGCACGACGAAGATCGTCTGGCGCAAGGAGCAGTGCGACCGGTGCAATCGGATCAGCGGCGGGTACTACGAGGGGATTATCCAGGTGCGGGCGACCGACCGGAAGTTGAGCGGCCGTGAAATGGAGACCGCGACACGGATCGCCGAGCAGACCGAGGACGTCCTCCAGGAAGGCGGGGCCCGCCTCTCCTTTGTCTCGAAGATTGAAGAGACAAAGGACGGCCTCGACATCGTCGTCGGCTCCAACCAGATGGGGCAGGCAATTGCGAGCGACATCACCGCGGCCCTCGGCGGTCGGCTCACCACCCACCCGAAACTCGTCGGCGAGAAGGAGGGGAAGAGGCTCTTTCGGATCACCTTCCTTGTCCGCCTGCCGCGGTACCAGAAAGGAGACGTGGTCGTCCAGCGGGGCCGGTATGTCGAGGTGCGCCAGACCGGGCACGGTCAGCTCCAGGTCTTCGACCTCCTGGACGGCACGAACAGGTTCATCGCCGAAGATGAAGCGGAAAGGCTTGTCGGCAATGTCGGCGAGGCCGAAAGCGCTCTTGTCGCGTACCTGTACGACGACATCGTCGGCATTCTGGACCCGAAGACGCAGGGCGCGGTGGAGTGCCGGGTCGTCCCATGGCTGCACCCCGAGGAAGGCGGGACGATTCTGGTTGTCCGCGACCCCGAGACCAGACTTTTCGTCCTTGTCGGATGA
- a CDS encoding class I SAM-dependent methyltransferase, producing the protein MRVRKVSPGELATAVREAWADPCHRPYVEGGVAYVPVRDGWPADLDLTERQPYRGRPFQMIGDTAVLHGARPTPAEVEEILAWRRPACVLYLRTIDGVKRLPGVEVLHGDPHPVCHHENGLRYWLNPAEVMFAQGNLEERARMGRAVRPGERVADMFAGIGYFTLPMAAAGASVHALEINPVSFGYLRRNVEENGLDRRVRPECGDCRDLLFGTYDRIVMGHFEAPSFLPDALAHAGPGTVLHLHALGDAGAAIDTATAAAGFSASVATRKVKKYGPHIWHVVHDVVLDEQRTKA; encoded by the coding sequence ATGCGGGTGCGGAAGGTCTCCCCCGGTGAACTCGCCACGGCAGTGCGGGAAGCATGGGCCGACCCCTGCCACCGCCCCTATGTCGAGGGAGGCGTCGCGTATGTGCCGGTGCGTGACGGCTGGCCCGCCGACCTCGACCTCACTGAGCGACAGCCATACCGCGGCCGCCCCTTCCAGATGATCGGCGACACCGCCGTCCTCCATGGTGCCCGCCCGACGCCGGCAGAGGTGGAGGAGATCCTCGCCTGGCGTCGCCCTGCCTGCGTCCTGTACCTGCGAACGATCGACGGAGTGAAACGGCTCCCCGGCGTCGAGGTGCTCCATGGTGATCCGCATCCTGTCTGCCACCACGAGAACGGCCTGCGGTACTGGCTCAACCCTGCGGAGGTGATGTTCGCGCAGGGAAACCTGGAGGAACGCGCCCGCATGGGGAGGGCGGTGCGTCCCGGCGAGAGGGTGGCAGACATGTTCGCGGGGATCGGCTACTTCACCCTCCCGATGGCCGCGGCCGGTGCGTCGGTGCATGCACTGGAGATCAACCCGGTCTCTTTCGGCTACCTGAGGCGAAACGTGGAGGAAAATGGTCTGGATAGGAGGGTCAGGCCCGAGTGCGGCGACTGCCGCGACCTCCTCTTCGGCACCTATGATCGGATCGTGATGGGTCATTTTGAGGCCCCGTCCTTCCTCCCCGACGCTCTGGCCCATGCCGGGCCGGGCACTGTCCTCCACCTCCACGCCCTCGGTGACGCCGGGGCCGCGATCGACACGGCAACTGCTGCGGCAGGATTCTCCGCATCGGTCGCCACCCGCAAAGTAAAGAAATATGGGCCGCATATATGGCATGTCGTACATGACGTGGTGCTCGATGAGCAGCGGACAAAGGCTTGA
- the coaBC gene encoding bifunctional phosphopantothenoylcysteine decarboxylase/phosphopantothenate--cysteine ligase CoaBC: MSSGQRLEGKTVVLAVTGSIAVVETVRLAHELRRRGAVVQAVMSAAACGIIHPDALTYATGREAITRCTGMVEHVLYCGEGGCADLLLVAPCTANTIGKIAHGIDDTPVTTFATTALGRGMPVVVVPAMHESMYRHPGVVENLAKLESWGIDVVPPRIEEEKAKIAGIEEIALHVERALLDRPLAGKRVVITSGACAEPVDDVRVLTTRSTGQMGRALALEAYRLGASVTVVHAGHVPCVENVHVETAGEMMEAVLAGVGKGADYYLSAAAISDFAPARAAGKIPSGAPVEIGLRPLPKVLDAVQRIFSGTVVAFKLGWDEEARAAAMLDAGVAMVVLNTPPAMGAAGGEFVLMKSDSRRTVTGTKEEVAEAIWSALL; encoded by the coding sequence ATGAGCAGCGGACAAAGGCTTGAAGGAAAAACGGTTGTTCTGGCGGTAACAGGCAGCATCGCGGTTGTCGAGACGGTGCGGCTCGCCCACGAACTCCGGCGGCGGGGTGCCGTCGTGCAGGCCGTCATGAGCGCGGCGGCCTGCGGGATCATCCACCCCGACGCCCTCACCTATGCCACAGGCCGGGAAGCGATCACCCGGTGCACCGGCATGGTCGAGCACGTCCTCTACTGCGGGGAAGGGGGGTGCGCCGACCTCCTCCTCGTCGCCCCGTGTACCGCAAATACGATCGGGAAGATTGCCCACGGCATCGACGATACCCCTGTCACCACCTTTGCGACGACCGCCCTCGGCCGCGGCATGCCGGTGGTCGTCGTGCCCGCCATGCACGAGTCGATGTACCGCCATCCCGGCGTCGTCGAGAACCTGGCAAAACTGGAGTCCTGGGGAATCGACGTTGTCCCGCCGCGGATCGAAGAGGAGAAGGCGAAGATCGCCGGGATCGAGGAGATCGCCCTCCACGTGGAGCGCGCCCTCCTCGACCGTCCCCTTGCGGGAAAACGCGTGGTGATCACGAGCGGGGCCTGCGCTGAACCCGTGGACGATGTGCGGGTGCTCACCACCCGCTCCACCGGGCAGATGGGCCGGGCCCTGGCCCTGGAGGCCTACCGCCTCGGGGCCTCGGTGACGGTCGTCCATGCGGGACACGTCCCCTGCGTCGAGAATGTGCATGTGGAGACGGCAGGCGAGATGATGGAGGCGGTGCTCGCCGGGGTCGGGAAGGGTGCCGACTACTATCTCTCGGCGGCGGCGATCTCCGACTTCGCCCCTGCGAGGGCGGCAGGAAAGATACCAAGTGGTGCGCCTGTGGAGATCGGCCTCCGTCCCCTCCCCAAGGTGCTCGACGCCGTCCAGAGGATTTTTTCCGGGACGGTCGTCGCCTTCAAACTCGGGTGGGACGAGGAGGCCAGGGCCGCGGCAATGCTCGACGCCGGCGTCGCCATGGTCGTTCTGAATACACCGCCGGCGATGGGGGCCGCGGGCGGGGAGTTTGTGCTTATGAAATCGGATTCGAGGAGAACTGTTACAGGAACGAAGGAAGAGGTGGCAGAGGCGATATGGTCCGCACTGCTGTAG
- a CDS encoding pantoate kinase gives MVRTAVAFSPGHISGYFKKVAGKTPETTGSLGAGLVIDEGVRAEASAAGTSAVVVRCLGAHGEVISESAGSTPLEYVMHELGVTARVETTCRLPIGAGFGLSAAALLSSITALNALFDLGMDRAGIAALAHRTEVVHNTGLGDVAACQGGGLVCRQTPGTIGAITRIPVDTEVRALSFGPLPTPEVLGSAERLAQVAAACPDTCPTDLDDFFRLSRSFAEKSGLVRPEVRAALAACDTAGVPASMTMLGLGVFAAGEGAGGVLALFGDPIPLRVAREGFRLLEVRP, from the coding sequence ATGGTCCGCACTGCTGTAGCCTTCTCGCCCGGACACATCTCGGGATATTTCAAAAAGGTTGCCGGGAAGACGCCGGAGACGACAGGCAGCCTTGGCGCTGGTCTCGTCATCGACGAGGGCGTGAGAGCCGAGGCCTCGGCCGCCGGTACGTCGGCGGTGGTGGTCAGGTGCCTCGGCGCCCACGGGGAGGTCATATCCGAATCCGCGGGGTCGACCCCGCTTGAATATGTGATGCACGAACTCGGGGTGACGGCGAGAGTGGAGACGACCTGCCGTCTCCCTATCGGCGCCGGCTTCGGCCTCTCCGCAGCCGCTCTCCTCTCCTCGATCACCGCCCTCAACGCCCTCTTCGACCTCGGCATGGACCGTGCCGGGATCGCCGCCCTTGCCCACCGCACCGAGGTCGTTCACAACACCGGCCTTGGCGACGTCGCCGCGTGTCAGGGGGGTGGGCTTGTCTGCAGGCAGACGCCGGGTACGATCGGTGCGATCACCAGGATCCCGGTCGATACGGAGGTCAGGGCCCTCTCCTTCGGCCCCCTGCCGACGCCCGAGGTGCTTGGCTCGGCCGAAAGGCTGGCGCAGGTCGCCGCGGCCTGCCCTGACACCTGCCCGACCGACCTTGACGACTTTTTCCGTCTTTCGCGTTCTTTTGCCGAGAAAAGCGGTCTTGTCAGGCCTGAAGTGAGGGCGGCCCTTGCAGCGTGCGACACAGCGGGGGTGCCTGCGAGCATGACGATGCTTGGTCTTGGCGTTTTTGCCGCCGGGGAGGGGGCAGGCGGGGTGCTCGCCCTTTTCGGCGACCCGATCCCCCTCAGGGTGGCGCGGGAGGGCTTCCGCCTCCTGGAGGTGCGGCCATGA
- a CDS encoding 4-phosphopantoate--beta-alanine ligase, with amino-acid sequence MTTIPKDHPRYAALVVRDRLAAAMREGVLAPEGLIAQGRGEAFDYLLGEATTESAARAERAAAAMLLSARRPVISVNGNTAALCAHQIAALQEASGAAVEVNLFHRTEERMEKITALLRANGVDVLTGESERLIPLAHDRALCLRDGIGVADLVLVPLEDGDRCEALRKMGKAVIAIDLNPLSRTAQTATLAVVDEVTRAVPAITAHCRDLTTDEARRIALSVENTPFLKEALAGMIRHLEVINDALE; translated from the coding sequence ATGACGACCATACCGAAGGACCACCCCAGGTACGCCGCCCTTGTCGTCCGCGACCGCCTTGCCGCAGCGATGCGCGAGGGCGTCCTTGCCCCCGAAGGGCTGATCGCTCAGGGCCGCGGCGAGGCCTTCGACTATCTCCTCGGCGAAGCGACGACGGAAAGCGCCGCCCGTGCCGAGAGGGCTGCCGCGGCGATGCTCCTCTCCGCCCGGCGCCCGGTCATCTCGGTGAACGGGAACACGGCCGCGCTCTGTGCCCACCAGATCGCCGCCCTCCAGGAGGCGAGCGGTGCGGCCGTCGAGGTGAACCTCTTCCACAGGACAGAGGAGAGGATGGAAAAGATCACGGCCCTTCTCCGCGCCAACGGCGTGGACGTCCTCACTGGCGAGTCCGAACGTCTCATCCCCCTCGCCCACGACCGGGCGCTCTGCCTCCGAGACGGCATCGGGGTCGCGGATCTTGTCCTCGTCCCCCTTGAAGATGGCGACCGGTGCGAGGCCCTGAGAAAGATGGGCAAGGCGGTCATCGCGATCGACCTGAACCCCCTCTCCAGGACAGCACAGACCGCCACCCTTGCGGTCGTGGACGAGGTGACGCGGGCAGTCCCCGCGATCACCGCCCACTGCCGCGACCTCACGACCGACGAGGCCCGGAGGATCGCCTTGTCTGTTGAGAACACTCCCTTCCTGAAGGAGGCGCTTGCCGGGATGATCCGGCACCTTGAGGTGATCAATGATGCTCTGGAGTGA
- a CDS encoding replication protein C translates to MMLWSEKYRPTDFSGILGQENVVQTLESAADEGNVPHLLVVGRPGTGKSVAVEALARRLYGTHWQENTTVFPTADIFEQGRKYLEAEERFAHLYRKDESVLSNFKHIVKWYAGIRPLDAAFRLVVFEGAAALTREAQQGLRRLMERYSGTCRFVFLTTNGSAIIPAIASRCLPLTFGPVPDPLVRQRLEEILRAEGVPAGKVSDDDLDLIVPAAAGDLRRAILLLQLSAESEGHVDLADTAASETENVAASAFGALMKGDLVGAKARTEALLIDYGLTGEEVVRELARAADRTYNDPRIAVALADADLLIRRGGSEFIQINALLARISQEVFS, encoded by the coding sequence ATGATGCTCTGGAGTGAAAAATATCGACCGACCGATTTCTCCGGGATCCTGGGGCAGGAGAACGTGGTGCAGACTCTTGAGTCCGCTGCCGACGAGGGGAACGTCCCTCACCTCCTCGTCGTCGGCAGGCCCGGCACGGGGAAGAGCGTCGCCGTCGAGGCCCTTGCACGGAGGCTGTACGGCACACACTGGCAGGAGAACACCACGGTCTTTCCCACTGCCGATATCTTCGAGCAGGGGAGGAAGTACCTGGAGGCCGAAGAGCGCTTTGCGCATCTCTACCGGAAGGATGAGAGCGTCCTCTCGAACTTCAAGCATATCGTGAAGTGGTATGCCGGGATCAGGCCACTCGACGCGGCATTCAGGCTGGTGGTCTTTGAAGGAGCGGCCGCACTGACCAGGGAGGCCCAGCAGGGGCTCCGTCGGCTCATGGAGCGCTACTCGGGAACGTGCCGGTTTGTCTTCCTCACGACGAACGGCAGCGCGATCATCCCCGCGATCGCCTCGCGATGTCTCCCTCTCACCTTCGGCCCTGTCCCCGACCCCCTGGTCCGGCAGCGCCTGGAGGAGATCCTGAGGGCCGAAGGCGTCCCTGCCGGAAAAGTATCGGACGACGACCTCGACCTCATCGTCCCGGCGGCGGCCGGCGACCTGCGACGTGCGATCCTCCTCCTCCAGCTCTCTGCGGAGTCGGAGGGACACGTCGACCTCGCCGATACGGCTGCGTCCGAGACAGAGAACGTGGCGGCTTCGGCCTTCGGGGCGCTGATGAAGGGCGACCTTGTCGGGGCAAAGGCGCGCACCGAGGCACTGCTCATTGACTATGGCCTGACCGGCGAAGAAGTGGTCAGGGAACTTGCGCGTGCGGCCGACCGTACCTATAATGACCCGCGGATCGCCGTCGCTCTTGCCGATGCCGACCTCCTGATCCGGAGAGGCGGCAGTGAATTTATCCAGATAAATGCACTCCTTGCACGAATTTCACAGGAGGTGTTCTCCTGA
- a CDS encoding class I SAM-dependent methyltransferase, with product MQKHYDGVAEIYDSRYGGDVGNRYHGHIRDHVMNCLPKGGALLDLGCGTGLFMQHYLTAGGGTAVGLDLSPEMVKAARHQNHLDDVVAGTADRLPFKDASFDAVSSILAFSYVPDPEAMLSEAYRVLRPGGRIAICTLGHNVFTSILPAIYRLGEKAHWSRIGVGSFGEHYYSEDQMRDLLSAAGFTDLKVHRCSFAHVNMKKPIFDVVRKAEPFVEKKLSYLAFNVCASGKKER from the coding sequence ATTCAGAAACACTACGATGGTGTGGCCGAGATCTATGACAGCCGCTATGGCGGCGACGTCGGGAACCGGTACCACGGCCATATCAGGGACCATGTAATGAACTGTCTCCCGAAGGGGGGCGCCCTCCTCGACCTCGGTTGCGGGACGGGCCTGTTTATGCAGCACTACCTCACCGCCGGCGGCGGAACGGCGGTAGGGCTCGACCTCTCGCCTGAGATGGTGAAGGCGGCCCGTCACCAGAACCACCTCGACGATGTCGTGGCAGGGACGGCCGACCGTCTCCCCTTCAAGGACGCGTCCTTCGATGCGGTATCGAGCATCCTTGCCTTCAGTTATGTCCCCGACCCGGAGGCGATGCTCTCCGAGGCGTACCGCGTCCTCCGTCCCGGCGGCCGCATCGCTATCTGCACCCTCGGCCACAATGTCTTCACGTCGATCCTTCCCGCGATCTACCGTCTCGGCGAGAAAGCGCACTGGAGCCGGATCGGGGTCGGGAGTTTCGGCGAGCATTACTACTCGGAAGACCAGATGCGGGACCTTCTTTCTGCGGCCGGCTTTACCGATCTGAAGGTCCACCGCTGTTCCTTCGCCCACGTCAACATGAAAAAGCCCATCTTCGATGTCGTCAGGAAGGCAGAGCCCTTCGTCGAGAAGAAACTCTCGTACCTCGCCTTCAATGTCTGTGCGAGCGGGAAAAAAGAGAGATGA
- a CDS encoding phthiocerol/phthiodiolone dimycocerosyl transferase family protein, which yields MSRLERLFFMRPVYTIIMAARITGAVDTIRFRQAIDAASLMHPLLRAKVVFDERHEAWFSSDGVPPVPLRIIPRKSETQWLDEMKEEARVPFDIGREPLIRFVLLQSPEVSDLLILCNHSICDGMALANLIRDLFTLYENPAKEVRVLDPLDILDIVKPGVSLQGLIARFFVGLGNRKWRRNPYYFGAEEYAALYRGFWAKRKPGLVLLEFDQDESARLLAICRSHGITVGSAVSAACLAAHTDITGGFSKKQQTIMVPFDLRRRLDPPIGNVFCFCDSGARFPFVYSPGRPFWDNAKDLHREIHSRVEVLDPSCLDIPVFEPSFIDALTAFAPYVNKIPEAYTHTDIMQRFIRDTGNVVISFNRNSEKDFPGFIPSNVGRIDVPESPDGIRLDRLIFLPGFCESGPLSIGGAGAGGRTVFSMPFVDCMAMLGSSPGPELIRIRNRALEYLGFPEKMSDREME from the coding sequence ATGTCCCGGTTAGAACGGTTGTTCTTTATGAGGCCGGTATACACGATCATCATGGCGGCCCGGATAACCGGCGCTGTTGATACGATACGATTCCGGCAGGCAATCGATGCTGCCTCTCTTATGCACCCGCTGCTCCGTGCAAAAGTCGTGTTCGATGAGCGGCACGAGGCCTGGTTCTCTTCCGACGGTGTCCCGCCGGTTCCCCTCCGGATTATTCCCCGGAAGTCTGAAACCCAGTGGCTAGATGAAATGAAAGAAGAGGCACGGGTACCGTTCGATATCGGCAGGGAGCCGCTCATCAGGTTTGTGCTGCTGCAGTCACCGGAAGTATCTGACTTACTCATATTATGCAACCACAGTATCTGCGATGGTATGGCACTTGCCAACCTTATTCGCGACCTCTTTACTCTGTATGAAAATCCCGCAAAGGAAGTCCGCGTGCTGGACCCCCTGGATATTCTGGACATCGTGAAACCCGGAGTATCCCTGCAGGGACTCATTGCCCGGTTCTTTGTCGGCCTTGGAAACCGGAAGTGGAGAAGGAATCCATACTATTTCGGGGCGGAAGAGTATGCTGCCCTGTACCGTGGTTTCTGGGCAAAACGAAAGCCCGGGCTTGTCCTCCTGGAGTTCGATCAGGATGAATCAGCACGCCTCCTCGCAATCTGCAGGAGCCATGGGATTACTGTGGGATCAGCAGTCTCGGCGGCATGTCTGGCAGCCCACACGGATATCACCGGTGGTTTTTCAAAAAAACAGCAGACCATCATGGTTCCCTTTGACCTGAGGAGACGACTGGATCCCCCTATCGGGAATGTATTCTGTTTCTGCGATAGCGGGGCAAGGTTCCCCTTTGTGTATTCGCCAGGAAGGCCATTCTGGGACAACGCGAAGGACCTGCACAGGGAGATCCACTCAAGAGTGGAAGTCCTGGATCCCTCCTGTCTTGACATACCGGTGTTTGAACCATCCTTTATCGATGCCCTCACCGCATTTGCCCCGTATGTCAACAAAATCCCGGAAGCATATACCCACACAGATATCATGCAACGTTTCATCAGGGATACCGGAAATGTTGTCATATCGTTCAACCGTAATTCCGAGAAGGACTTTCCCGGTTTTATTCCATCAAATGTCGGAAGGATCGATGTGCCCGAATCCCCGGACGGCATCCGGCTGGACCGGCTCATCTTCCTGCCGGGATTTTGTGAATCCGGTCCGCTGTCAATAGGCGGGGCGGGAGCTGGGGGTCGCACGGTATTTTCCATGCCGTTTGTGGACTGCATGGCAATGCTTGGGTCCTCACCGGGACCGGAACTGATCCGGATCCGGAACCGGGCGCTGGAGTACCTTGGCTTCCCGGAAAAAATGAGCGACAGGGAGATGGAGTGA
- a CDS encoding AIR synthase-related protein, producing the protein SDFPFLAGFHVTRATLRDAYVMGAKPVALLSDIHVADDGDVAKIFDYTAGIAAVAEAMDVPLVTGSTLRIGGDMVLGDRMTGCVGAVGVADHLTARKETRPGDVLLMTAGAGGGTIATTALYFGYHEVVEETINLHFLKACEALLKSPVLNHIHTMTDVTNGGLRGDVYEMAETADCRIVVDEENLRKLVEPKVLAMLDTLQIDYLGVSLDALLIVVPPEHAEEVMAVVRSAGVPIEQMGHVEEGPAASVLVSGGEEHDFQPRFRESAYTPVKKVVDTEPRDFDEMKEKVRAAADAAIEKKMRILARLRKSE; encoded by the coding sequence TCCGACTTCCCCTTCCTCGCCGGTTTCCATGTTACCAGGGCGACCCTGCGTGACGCTTATGTGATGGGGGCAAAACCCGTCGCCCTCCTCTCCGACATCCATGTCGCGGACGACGGCGACGTCGCCAAGATCTTCGACTACACCGCCGGGATCGCCGCCGTCGCCGAGGCGATGGACGTCCCGCTGGTCACCGGGTCGACCCTCCGCATCGGCGGGGACATGGTCCTCGGCGACAGGATGACCGGGTGCGTCGGGGCTGTCGGCGTCGCCGACCACCTCACCGCCCGGAAGGAGACGCGGCCGGGCGACGTCCTCCTCATGACCGCGGGTGCGGGCGGCGGCACCATCGCAACGACGGCGCTCTACTTCGGCTACCACGAGGTCGTCGAGGAGACGATCAACCTTCACTTCCTCAAGGCCTGCGAGGCCCTCCTGAAGAGCCCGGTCCTCAACCACATCCACACCATGACCGACGTCACCAACGGGGGACTGCGCGGCGATGTCTACGAGATGGCCGAAACCGCGGACTGTCGGATCGTCGTCGACGAGGAAAACCTCAGGAAACTTGTCGAGCCGAAGGTGCTCGCCATGCTCGACACTCTCCAGATCGACTACCTCGGCGTCTCCCTTGACGCCCTCCTCATCGTCGTGCCCCCCGAGCACGCGGAGGAGGTCATGGCCGTCGTCCGCTCGGCCGGCGTCCCGATCGAGCAGATGGGCCATGTCGAGGAGGGGCCTGCTGCCTCGGTCCTTGTCTCCGGCGGCGAAGAGCACGACTTCCAGCCGCGCTTCCGCGAGTCGGCCTACACCCCTGTGAAGAAGGTCGTGGACACCGAACCGCGCGACTTCGACGAGATGAAGGAAAAGGTCAGGGCCGCCGCAGATGCGGCGATAGAAAAGAAGATGCGGATCCTCGCGCGGCTCAGGAAGAGCGAGTGA
- a CDS encoding type II toxin-antitoxin system HicB family antitoxin — protein KGGVGGRRRPARGEVTSMRKYTLTAALWEEEKIYVSKCPEIGVASCGDTPDEALAHLKEAVELYLENAMALGMMEDIAPALRSPRKFAATFEVIE, from the coding sequence AAGGGTGGGGTGGGCGGGCGACGTCGCCCGGCACGGGGGGAAGTTACGAGCATGAGAAAATATACCCTGACTGCGGCGCTCTGGGAAGAGGAGAAGATCTATGTCTCGAAATGCCCGGAGATCGGTGTCGCGAGTTGCGGGGACACGCCTGACGAGGCCCTTGCCCATCTCAAGGAGGCGGTCGAGCTCTATCTGGAGAATGCAATGGCGCTTGGCATGATGGAGGACATCGCCCCGGCCCTGCGGTCGCCGCGGAAGTTTGCAGCGACGTTCGAGGTGATCGAGTGA
- the thiD gene encoding bifunctional hydroxymethylpyrimidine kinase/phosphomethylpyrimidine kinase, with the protein ACSIAGSDSGGGAGIQADLKTFAAYGVWGTSAIAAVTAQNPGGVAGVWTLSPDAVAAQVKAIFEAFPVGAVKTGMLAEAGVIHAVAAALPAGVPLVIDPVMVATSGAPLLAEEAIDALIADLIPHAAVVTPNLPEAEVLAGFPVDGPDGMREAGRAILAMGAGAVIVKGGHLRSEPTDILIDATGEVVLSGLRHPYAAHGTGCCFSAALAAGLARGMPLRDAFVAAKTFIDGAIAHAVPDLRDRRSVNPLWQCGGGGSPYV; encoded by the coding sequence GCCTGCTCCATCGCCGGTTCCGACTCGGGGGGAGGTGCCGGTATCCAGGCCGACCTCAAGACTTTTGCCGCGTATGGCGTGTGGGGGACGTCGGCGATCGCGGCGGTGACGGCGCAGAACCCCGGTGGCGTGGCCGGGGTGTGGACCCTCTCCCCTGACGCCGTTGCCGCCCAGGTAAAGGCAATCTTCGAGGCCTTCCCTGTCGGCGCCGTCAAGACCGGGATGCTCGCAGAGGCCGGGGTCATTCACGCGGTGGCCGCCGCCCTGCCTGCCGGCGTCCCGCTTGTTATCGACCCGGTGATGGTGGCGACGTCGGGTGCCCCCCTGCTTGCGGAGGAAGCCATCGACGCCCTGATCGCCGACCTGATCCCCCATGCCGCGGTAGTGACGCCGAACCTCCCTGAAGCGGAGGTGCTGGCGGGTTTTCCGGTCGACGGGCCTGATGGGATGCGGGAGGCAGGGCGGGCAATCCTCGCGATGGGCGCCGGTGCCGTGATCGTGAAGGGGGGTCACCTGAGGAGCGAACCGACCGACATCCTCATCGATGCAACAGGGGAGGTTGTCCTATCCGGCCTCCGCCACCCCTATGCCGCCCACGGTACGGGCTGCTGTTTTTCCGCGGCCCTTGCCGCGGGACTCGCCCGCGGCATGCCTCTTCGGGACGCCTTTGTCGCGGCAAAGACTTTCATCGACGGTGCCATCGCCCATGCCGTCCCCGACCTCCGGGATCGCCGGTCGGTGAACCCCCTGTGGCAGTGCGGCGGGGGGGGCTCCCCATATGTGTGA